In the genome of Lysobacter sp. BMK333-48F3, the window GCCGTACTGGCGCTCGCTGAGCGAACGCGACAGGTCCAGCAGGGCCTGCGCCGCGCGCTCGGGCTGCGCCACCGCCGGGTCGAGGAACTCGCGCGCGGCGCGATCGAGCAGGGCTTCCGCACGCTGCGGCTGGCCCAGATTGCGGTAGGCGCGGCCCAGCACCGCGCGCAGGCGGGCGCGGATCGCCGGGGTCTCGTCCAGGCCGTGCTCGATGCGCGCGGCCGAGGCGTCGAGCACCTGGCGCGCGCTGACGTCCTGGCGCGCACGCGCGCCACGCATGCTCGGGTCGGCGGCGTCGAACGCCGAGACCAGGAATTCGCCGACCTGTTCGGCCACCGCCGCTTCGCGTTCGGCGCGCGCGCGCTCGGCGCTGACCTGCCAGACGAAACCGGCCGCCAGCGCCAGCACGGCCGCGGTCGCCGTGGCTTCGCGCCAGTGCCGGCGCAGGTACCGGCTAAAGCTATAGCGCCAACTCGGCGCGCGCGCCGACACCGGGCGCCGGCGCTGGTGGCGCAGGAGATCCTGGGCCAGCGCTTCGACCGAGGAGTAGCGCAAGCGCGGGTCCAGCGCACAGGCGCGCTGGGCGATGGCGTCGAGATCGCCGCGCAACTTGCCACGCCACGGGCACTGCGGCGAAGCCAGCGCGCTCGGCGCCGGCACCGCCCGCTCGCGGTCGCCGACGCCGCGGCCGAGCGTGCGGCAGGCCAACAGTTCGGTCAGCAGCACGCCGAGCGCGAACACGTCGCTGACCACGCTGCCCCGCGCGCCGCCGAGCAGTTCCGGGCTGGCATAAGCCGGCGTGCAGAACGCATTGCCCTGCTCCGGATCGCCCTGCTGCCGATCCAGCGCCTGGGCGATGCCGAAATCCAGCAGCACCGGCTCGCCGTCCTCGGCCACCAGCACGTTGGCCGGCTTCAGGTCGCAGTGCACGATCAGGCGTTGGTGCGCGCTTTGCACCGCGCCGCAGATGCGCTCGAACAGGCGCAGGCGTTGCTCGAGGCCGGGCCGGCAGCGTTCGCAGTAGTCGTCCAGCGGCTCGCCCTGCACGTACTCCATGACCAGGTACGGCTGGCCGCAGGGCGTGGTGCCGCCGTCGTAGAGTCGGGCGATGTTGGGATGCTGCAGTTCGGCCAGCAGCTGCCGCTCCGCGGCCAGGCGGCGGGCGAATTCGTCGCGATCGATCCCGATCCGGTAGCGGCCGTCGCCGCGCAGCAGCTTGATCGCGGCTTGCTGGCGGAACAGGCCGTCGGCGCGTTCGGCCACGAACACCGTGCCCATGCCGCCGCTGGCGACGCGTTCGACCAGCAGCCAGGCGCCGAGCCGGTCTCCGGCGCGCGGCTCGGGCGCTCCGTCCTGCTCCGTCGCGTCGCCGCCGGCGGCCAACAACGCTTCCAGCGGCCGCGCCACCGCGCCCAGTTCGTCGGTCTGCGCGCCGAGCAGTTGCAGCGCCTCGTCGATCAAGGCCGGATCCTCGCTCAACCCGGCCAGCGTCTCGCGCCAACGCTGCGGCGGCAGGTCGCAGGCCGCGTCGAACAAACGCCGCAACTCCCGCCAACGCTCCGTCTGCATGCACTCTCCTGCGCCGCGCGCGCGGCCGCTCAGCTCAGTTGCCGGCTCAACCAGGCGCGGGCGAAGCGCAGGTCGCGCTCGACCGTGGGCAGCGAAACCTCCAGCACGCAGGCGATCTCGCCCTGGGCCATGCCGCCGAAGTAGGCCATCTCCACCGCGCGCGCCGCGCGCGGATCGTGTTCGGACAAACGTTGCAGCGCCTCGTGCAAGGCCAGCACGTCCAGCCCGGCGGTGGCGCCGCCGTCGAGGTCGGCGTGCGACAGGGTCAGCATCAGCGGGTCGGCGCCGCGCTTGTCGGCGGCGCGCGCGCGCGCTTCGTCGACCAGCACCGAACGCATCTTCAATGCGGCCAGGGCGAAGAAATGCGCGCGGTCCTGCCAGTCGATCTCGCCGCCGAGCAGCCGCATCAGGGCTTCGTTGACCAACGAGGTGACCTGCAGCGTGCGCCCGCCGCCGCGCGCGCGCAGCCGCGCCGCGGCCATTCCGCGCAGGGTGTCGTAGACCTGCACGAACAGGCGATCGCGCGCGACCGCATCGCCCGCGCGCCAGCCGTGCAGCAAACCGGTCAGATCCTCGCCCATCCGCGTCCCCCGACGCCGTTCCCCGCGCCCGAGACGGACGCGCACCGAGCATCGCCCAGTCGGCCTGCGCGCCGACGCGACCGGCGCCACGATTTCGCATCCGCCGTCGCGCGGCGGCGGCGCGCGGCAACCGCCGCATCGCGCGTCGTCCGCCGGCGGCGCAGCGTTTACAGTCTCCGGCTGGCTCCGATGCCGCCTCGACGGCGCGGGCCGTCCGCTCGAACCGACCCGACGAACCACGCCATGACCGAACTGCGCCCGCTCGCCCCCGCCGACCGCGACCTGGTCCGGCGCTTCCTCGCCCTGCGCTGGGGCAGCGCCACGGTCATGCTCGACGGCCGCGCTATCGACGCCGCGGCCCTGCCCGGCTACATCGGCCTCGACGGCAACGGCGTCGCCGCGCTGGCGACCCTGCTCGACGAAGCCGGGCACAGCGAAATCGTCACCCTCGACGCCGTGCGGCCCCAGTCCGGCCTCGGCACCGCGCTGGTCGAGCTGGCCGCGCAACGCGCCCGCGCGCTCGGCCTGGGCCGGTTGCTGGCCCGCACCACCAACGACAACCTCGACGCGCTGCGCTTCTACCAGCGCCGCGGTTTCCGCCTGCACCGGCTGGCGCCGGGAGCGATCGATCGCGAGCGCGAAGCCGACCCGGCGATCCCGCTGCTCGGCCGCCACGGCATTCCGCTGCGCGACGAGATCAGCCTGATCCGGCCGCTGGGCTGAGGCGCGGGCCCGCCGCGGGGCTGGCGGACCTGCGATCGGAACTGCGATCGGAACTGCGGACCGGAATCCCCCGCCGTGCCGGCGCCGCGTTCAGAAAAACCTTCGGCCAACAAAAAACCCGCCGTGAGGCGGGTTCTTCGTTGCGGCTACGCTGCGCTGCGCGCGACCGGCTTTTGTTTGGCAGCCCCGGATGGATTCGAACCACCGAATGTCTGAGTCAGAGTCAGATGCCTTACCGCTTGGCGACGGGGCTATAAAACGGATTCTAGCGCAAAAATTCGCGACTGCAAAAGCTTGAAGCCGCGAATTCGGCAGTAATCGAAGATTAGCGCTTCGAGAACTGGGTGGCGCGACGCGCCTTGTGCAGACCGACCTTCTTACGCTCGACTTCGCGGGCGTCGCGGGTCATGAAGCCGGCCTTGCGCAGCTCGGACTTCAGGGTTTCGTCGTACTCGACCAGCGCGCGGGCGATGCCCAGGCGGATCGCACCGGCCTGGCCGGTGATGCCGCCGCCGGCGACGGTGACGGTGACGTCGAACTTGTCGGTCGACTGGGTCAGCTCGAGCGGCTGGCGCACGATCATGCGCGCGGTCTCGCGGCCGAAGAAGTCTTCGATCGAACGCTGGTTGATGGTGATCTTGCCCTCGCCCTTGCGCAGGAACACGCGAGCGGTGGAGGACTTGCGGCGGCCGGTGCCGTAGTTCTGCTGGATAGCCATGTTCGTATCTTTACCTTAGATGTCCAACGGCTGCGGCTGCTGGGCGGCGTGCGGATGCTCGGAGCCCTTGTAGACCTTGAGCTTGCGATACATGGCGCGGCCCAGCGGGTTCTTCGGCAGCATGCCCTTCACGCCGATCTCGATCACGCGCTCCGGGTGGCGCTCCAGCGCCTGGCCCAGGGTTTCGCTCTTCAGGTTGCCGATGTAACCGGTGAACCGGTGGTACATCTTGTCCTGCAGCTTGTTGCCGGTGACCGCGATCTTCTCGGCGTTGATCACCACCAGGTAATCGCCGGTATCCACGTGCGGGGTGTAGACAGGCTTGTGCTTGCCGCGCAGGCGGCGCGCGAGTTCCGAGCACAAGCGGCCGAGCGTCTTGCCCGACGCGTCGACGACGTACCAGTCGCGCTGGACGGTCTCGTTCTTGGCGGTAAAAGTCTTCATTGAGAATTCTGCTGTGGGTGACTGGTCGGGCTGATTCCGGACGCCGGCCGCGTGGCCTGGGCGGGCGGAATTTCGCCTCGCGTTGGAAAGGTGGAGCGAAAGAGGCGAGATCATAGCGGTCCCGCCCCGCCGCCGCAAGTCGGCCCGGCCCGGTGCTAGCATTCGCCGATGCCCGCCGCCCGCCCGCCGACCCCGGACCCGTTGCCGCTGGTCGCCCTGGCCGACCGCTGCGTGCAGTGCGGGCTGTGCCTGCCGGCCTGCCCGACCTACGGCCGCGACCGGCTCGAGGCCGAGTCCCCGCGCGGCCGGATCGCCCTGGCGCGGGCCTTGGCCCTGGCCACCATACCCCCGACCGGGGTCGCCGACACCCACCTGGACCACTGCCTGGGCTGCCGCAGCTGCGAGGCGGTGTGTCCGGCCGGGGTCGACTACGGCGCCCTGCTGGTTGCCGCGCGCAGCCGCCAGCGCCAACGCCGGCCGCCGCCGTGGCGGCAGCGCCTGATCGAGGCTTTGGCGCGGCGGCCGCGCCTGCTCGGCGCCGCCCTGGGCCTGTATCGCCTGGCGCACCCCGCCCTGCCGGTCGCCTGGCGGCCGCTACCGCAGCCGCCGGCACGGCCGAGGACCGCGCCCGGCGCACCTGCGCGGGTGCCCGAGGCCCGCGCCGCGGTGTTCGTGGGCTGCGTCGCAGGGGCCTACGAGCGGCCGCTGCGCGAGGCCCTGGCGCGCCTGGCGGGGGCCGCGGGCCTGGCCCTGGACACGCCCGCCGGCCAGGGCTGCTGCGGCGCCCTGCACGCCCATGCCGGCGACCCGGCCGGGGCGGCCGCGCTGGCCGCGGCCAATCGCGCCGCCTTCGCCGGCCACGCCACCGTGCTGACCCTGGCCAGCGGCTGCCACGAATCGGTGGCGCGATCGGTGGCCGGCGTCCGCGACGCGCTGGAGGTGCTGGCCGAGCGCGGCGAGCGCCTGCGCTTCCGCCCCACCGCGCAGCGCGTGGCCCTGCACCTGCCCTGCAGCCAGCGCAACCTGTCGCGTTCGGCGCCGGCGCTGCGCCGCCTGCTGGCGCGGGTGCCGCAACTGCAGGTGGTCGAACTCGACGCCGGCTACGGCTGCTGCGGCGCCTCCGGCAGCCAGATGTTGACCGACCCGGCGCGCGCCGCCGACTTCCGCGCGCCGCTGCTGGAACAGTTCGCGAGCAGCGGCGCGACGGTCTTGCTCAGCGCCAATATCGGCTGCCGCCTGCACCTGGCCGGCGGCACCGCGTTGCCGGTGCGGCATCCGCTGGAGTTTTTGGCGGAGCATCTGGACGAGGAGCGGCCGGCGTAGCCGCCGCTCCCGCCGCTGCCCGATCCATCCCCCGCCGCGCCCGCGAAGGCGGCTTCGCTTCACTTCGGCGTAGCCGACCACCCAGGGCCTCACCGAGGCAGGGCGCTGAAGTCTCTGGATCCCCGCTTTCGCGGGGATGACGGCTGGGGAGCGCGCGCCGAAACCTTCTCCCGCCGTCGTTCCCGTGCAGGCGGGCTCCGCCTCATTTCGGCGCGGCCACTACCCAGGACTTCACCGGAGCAGCGCTTCGAATAGCCGCTGCGCCGGAACAACCACCGGACCGCCCCCGCGCCCCGGACGATTTGTCCACCCGTCTGGCCCGCAACCCTTCCGCGCGCGCCGTAGAATCGGCCCATGACGACTCGCAGCCTCAGCCCCCTGGACCGCGCGCTGGCCGAAGCGCAGCGCGCCCTGGACACCGTGTTCGGCGCACCCGCGGCCGAGCGCCCCAACCCCGCCGGCAGCACCGCCGAGCTGGTGCTGGAAGCGGACGAGCGCCGCCATTCGGCCGGGCTGATGCGGATCAACCACGTCGGCGAGGTCTGCGCCCAGGCGCTGTACTGCGGCCAGGCCGCGGTCGCCCGCGACGAGGCCACCCGCGAGCACCTGCTGCACGCCGCGCAGGAAGAAACCGATCACCTGGCCTGGTGCGCCGACCGCCTGCGCGAGCTCGACAGCCGCCCCAGCCTGCTCAACCCGCTGTGGTATGCCGGCAGCTTCGCCATCGGCGCCCTCGCCGGCCTGCGCGGCGACGGCTGGAACCTCGGCTTCGTGGTCGAGACCGAGCGCCAGGTCGAGGCCCACATCGACGAACACCTGCAATCGCTGCCCGAAGCCGACCAGCGCAGCCGGGCGATCCTGCGCACCATGAAGGCCGACGAGGCCCGCCATGCCGAGAACGCCGAAGCCGCCGGCGCGCGCATCCTGCCGATGCCGGTGCCGGCGCTGATGGCGGCGGCGTCGAAGCTGATGAAGACGGTCGCTTACAAGATCTGAACGGCCGGGATTCGGGATCGGGGATTCGGGATTGGCCTAAGCCTCGCCCCACCCGAAAGCTTCGCCCCCACCCGGAGCCTTCCCCCCTTTGAAAAAGGGGGGCCAGGGGGGATTTGCTTTTCGCCCCACCTCCCCAGCCGCCGCCCCCACAAACGCGAAGCCCGCCTTTCGGCGGGCTTCGGCGTTGCGGCGCAGCAACCGGCTCAGTCGGCCAGGTTGCGGCCGTGGTAGAGCTCTTCGATCTCGCGGCGCAGGCGCGCCTCGATCTTCATCCGTTCCTTGAACGACAGGTTCTTGGCCTTTTCCTCGAACAGGTAGGTGTCGAGGTCGAACTCCTTCAGGTGCATCTTGGTGTGGAAGATGTTTTCCTGATAGACGTTCACGTCGAGCATTTCGTAGCGCGACTTGATGTTCTTGGCCAGATAATCCTGAATCGAATTGATCTTGTGATCGATGTAGTGCTTCTTGCCCTTGATGTCGCGGGTGAAACCGCGCACCCGGTAATCCATCACCACGATGTCGGATTCGAAGCTCTCGATCAGGTAATTCAGCGCCTTCAGCGGCGAAATCACCCCGCAGGTGGCGACGTCGATGTCGGCGCGGAAAGTCGCGATGCCGCTGTCCGGATGGGTTTCCGGATAGGTGTGCACGGTGATGTGCGACTTGTCCATGTGCGCGACCACGGCGTCGGAGATGATCTCCTTGCCGGCCGCCTTCTTGTCGATCACCGGTTCCTCGGAAATGAGGATGGTGACCGACGCGCCCTGCGGGTCGTAGTCCTGGCGGGCGATGTTGAGGATGTTCGCGCCGATGATTTCCGCCACATCCGTCAGGATCTGGGTGAGGCGGTCGGCGTTGTACGCCTCGTCGATGTATTCGATATAGCGCCTGCGCTCGTCTTCCGAGGCAGCGAAGCAGACATCGTAGATATTGAACGAGAGGGCCTTGGTGAGGTTGTTGAAACCCTGCAACCGCAGGCGCGGCAACGGCTTGACCACTGTAGGAGGATCCGGACGGACGGCGAGGGCCGCGATTATGAGGCAATTGGCCTCGGGGGGAAACGCACCGCGTTTTTGGGCGCGGTCGATTACAAAAGCGTGACCGCTTCTGCGCTTCCATCATCGCTCTCTATCGGACCGGGATTTTCAGGGGCAGGATTTGCCCCAGCGGCCGGATCGCCCTAAGCTCGGCCGACAGACGAAGCCCATTCCCAATGTCCGCCAACCCGGTAGCTCCCTTGACCGCACTGCGCCGAACCAACAGCCCGTTGTTGCCTGACGGCGCAACGATCGAACGTTTCCTGGCCCACTGCCATCGCTGCCGCTACCCGTCCCGTACGGACGTGTTCCGCCCCGGCGACCCGGCCAGCACCCTCTATTACGTCGTCTCCGGCTCGGTCAGCATCATCACCGAAGAAGAGGACGGCCGCGAACTGGTCCTGGGCTATTTCGGCCAGGGCGAATTCGTGGGCGAACTCGGCCTGTTCATCGAGAGCGACCATCGCGAGGTGATCCTGCGGACCCGCAGCACCTGCGAGCTCGCCGAGATCGGCCACGAGCGCCTCTACGACCTGCTGCTGACCCGG includes:
- the crp gene encoding cAMP-activated global transcriptional regulator CRP; protein product: MTALRRTNSPLLPDGATIERFLAHCHRCRYPSRTDVFRPGDPASTLYYVVSGSVSIITEEEDGRELVLGYFGQGEFVGELGLFIESDHREVILRTRSTCELAEIGHERLYDLLLTRLSLDAPKLLYAIGAQISRRLLDTSRKAGRLAFLDVTDRIVRALHDLAKEPEAMSHPQGTQLRVSRQELSRLVGCSREMAGRVLKKLQADGKLHARGKTVVLYGTR
- a CDS encoding (Fe-S)-binding protein; its protein translation is MPAARPPTPDPLPLVALADRCVQCGLCLPACPTYGRDRLEAESPRGRIALARALALATIPPTGVADTHLDHCLGCRSCEAVCPAGVDYGALLVAARSRQRQRRPPPWRQRLIEALARRPRLLGAALGLYRLAHPALPVAWRPLPQPPARPRTAPGAPARVPEARAAVFVGCVAGAYERPLREALARLAGAAGLALDTPAGQGCCGALHAHAGDPAGAAALAAANRAAFAGHATVLTLASGCHESVARSVAGVRDALEVLAERGERLRFRPTAQRVALHLPCSQRNLSRSAPALRRLLARVPQLQVVELDAGYGCCGASGSQMLTDPARAADFRAPLLEQFASSGATVLLSANIGCRLHLAGGTALPVRHPLEFLAEHLDEERPA
- a CDS encoding ECF-type sigma factor, producing the protein MGEDLTGLLHGWRAGDAVARDRLFVQVYDTLRGMAAARLRARGGGRTLQVTSLVNEALMRLLGGEIDWQDRAHFFALAALKMRSVLVDEARARAADKRGADPLMLTLSHADLDGGATAGLDVLALHEALQRLSEHDPRAARAVEMAYFGGMAQGEIACVLEVSLPTVERDLRFARAWLSRQLS
- a CDS encoding GNAT family N-acetyltransferase → MTELRPLAPADRDLVRRFLALRWGSATVMLDGRAIDAAALPGYIGLDGNGVAALATLLDEAGHSEIVTLDAVRPQSGLGTALVELAAQRARALGLGRLLARTTNDNLDALRFYQRRGFRLHRLAPGAIDREREADPAIPLLGRHGIPLRDEISLIRPLG
- a CDS encoding tetratricopeptide repeat protein, which encodes MQTERWRELRRLFDAACDLPPQRWRETLAGLSEDPALIDEALQLLGAQTDELGAVARPLEALLAAGGDATEQDGAPEPRAGDRLGAWLLVERVASGGMGTVFVAERADGLFRQQAAIKLLRGDGRYRIGIDRDEFARRLAAERQLLAELQHPNIARLYDGGTTPCGQPYLVMEYVQGEPLDDYCERCRPGLEQRLRLFERICGAVQSAHQRLIVHCDLKPANVLVAEDGEPVLLDFGIAQALDRQQGDPEQGNAFCTPAYASPELLGGARGSVVSDVFALGVLLTELLACRTLGRGVGDRERAVPAPSALASPQCPWRGKLRGDLDAIAQRACALDPRLRYSSVEALAQDLLRHQRRRPVSARAPSWRYSFSRYLRRHWREATATAAVLALAAGFVWQVSAERARAEREAAVAEQVGEFLVSAFDAADPSMRGARARQDVSARQVLDASAARIEHGLDETPAIRARLRAVLGRAYRNLGQPQRAEALLDRAAREFLDPAVAQPERAAQALLDLSRSLSERQYGAQAVAAAQRALALRQGQADARGLAEAYDALGLARVADSRYDLAAAAFAQSQALRRRHAIRESPQERAAMLGNLGQLYRRRGELGRAEAAFREALDLARAGGAHSVAAQVQQFYLAKVLFGQGRLAETRRELADNLGLARDLYGEQSDMVANIHVDIADAAQDMGDYRIAGDHYRVALAIMAKVAGARSLDYARVLHNTATLADERGDVGEAERLWREALSIRREHLDPRERRVLRVESYLGRLLARAGRGEEARPLVERAFALWRERYADDRVGVLIADLVRIEWLLSSGRLDEAATGLDAIDLGRGEYNDLLLARIPALRAELAQRRGERERAVSGWAQVVADSARNHGEAQILTAKARVPYAESLLARGDRAAALAQFDAAAPVLRKELHRDAPLLRRVDALERAVKAAGLAAR
- the speD gene encoding adenosylmethionine decarboxylase, whose product is MVKPLPRLRLQGFNNLTKALSFNIYDVCFAASEDERRRYIEYIDEAYNADRLTQILTDVAEIIGANILNIARQDYDPQGASVTILISEEPVIDKKAAGKEIISDAVVAHMDKSHITVHTYPETHPDSGIATFRADIDVATCGVISPLKALNYLIESFESDIVVMDYRVRGFTRDIKGKKHYIDHKINSIQDYLAKNIKSRYEMLDVNVYQENIFHTKMHLKEFDLDTYLFEEKAKNLSFKERMKIEARLRREIEELYHGRNLAD
- the rpsI gene encoding 30S ribosomal protein S9, giving the protein MAIQQNYGTGRRKSSTARVFLRKGEGKITINQRSIEDFFGRETARMIVRQPLELTQSTDKFDVTVTVAGGGITGQAGAIRLGIARALVEYDETLKSELRKAGFMTRDAREVERKKVGLHKARRATQFSKR
- the rplM gene encoding 50S ribosomal protein L13, whose amino-acid sequence is MKTFTAKNETVQRDWYVVDASGKTLGRLCSELARRLRGKHKPVYTPHVDTGDYLVVINAEKIAVTGNKLQDKMYHRFTGYIGNLKSETLGQALERHPERVIEIGVKGMLPKNPLGRAMYRKLKVYKGSEHPHAAQQPQPLDI
- the coq7 gene encoding 2-polyprenyl-3-methyl-6-methoxy-1,4-benzoquinone monooxygenase is translated as MTTRSLSPLDRALAEAQRALDTVFGAPAAERPNPAGSTAELVLEADERRHSAGLMRINHVGEVCAQALYCGQAAVARDEATREHLLHAAQEETDHLAWCADRLRELDSRPSLLNPLWYAGSFAIGALAGLRGDGWNLGFVVETERQVEAHIDEHLQSLPEADQRSRAILRTMKADEARHAENAEAAGARILPMPVPALMAAASKLMKTVAYKI